From Cellulosimicrobium cellulans, the proteins below share one genomic window:
- a CDS encoding glycosyl hydrolase family 95 catalytic domain-containing protein: protein MSRVRPFARPAGARRLVAATAAGALAVPLALLAAPASGASAPTSGTLGAVTAPGATIPGDPDTIWFDEPLNTAASNLQQEWEQRALPIGNGAMGATVFGGVAREQLQLNEKTLWTGGPGASGYNFGNWTTPRPDAIQQVRDRIDAEGSVSPEEVASVLGQPKTNFGSYQTYGDLVLEMAGQNGTATDYRRALDIGDAVVTTTYDLDGTTYTREYFASAADDVVVVRLTADEPGAIGFEARLDLPSGRSNVAQTAAGGRITTSGTLTNNGLRFASQAQVLTDGGTRTDGANGRVTVAGADSATIVFSAATDYEGEYPAYRSGVAPLDVVTPRVDAAAGKGVDALRKAHLADYRELYERVRLDLGAELPDVPTDELLAAYRAGTTPENQRALEALYFQFGRYLLVSSSRDGSLPANLQGVWNRVNNPPWDADYHVNINLQMNYWPAETTNLSETTAPLFDYVDSMVAPGEVTASTMYGADGWVVGNETNPYGFTGLHQYPQSFWQPDAAAWLAQHYWEHYLFTGDEEFLAERAYPMLRSVSEFWFDFLVVDPRDGSLVVTPSYSPEQGDFTAGAAISQQIVTQHLANTAAAAEALGETDTAFLDELAATRADLDPGLRVGSWGQLQEWKEDLDEPNNTHRHVSHLWALFPGGAVSPSSSPDLAAAARVSLDGRGDGGTGWSKAWKVNFWARLLDGDRAHKLLREQLTGSTLDNLWDNHPPFQIDGNFGGTSGVAEMLLQSQDGVVDVLPALPSAWAEGSYTGLVARGGTEVDAAWTGGAAREVTLHPSRDGDLTVRSPLFASGAYTLVDGDGSPVEHARDGAEVTFAASAGATYTASALATVGVTAPGSATTGDVVDVVATVSAVGDAAIEGGELALVLPAVEDGQAAWSAEPAGVDLETVPAGGSRDVSFRVTVGAGGASGTSAVVARLAAGGGTVEGRAAIAVRPPSPCPAPPTGDTLLAWDLGADPLTDASGHGRTPRVVGTGAVLAEGPTGSAQTLGPNTYAASEPFQLGYLYQASFAGEFRIDAGQSSYRRLFDAQPVGQDADGILVDLTPSNNVRVITAGTGTTTPVTVPTGRWFDLVVTIGENGAITVYVDGVARPGGTVGGYDAINGCQTRPFHVGANQGGGEVQRGAVDRVAVFARALTADEVATWQELAFDAEDPGPDVSVEVQTRCLAGRAYVAVRATNDDDVPLDVTLETPYGTRTVADVAPGANAYQSFSVRSAAVGAGTATVTARVPADGPVTTHDVAFEGRDC from the coding sequence ATGTCCCGAGTCCGACCCTTCGCGCGACCCGCCGGCGCCCGCCGGCTCGTCGCCGCGACCGCAGCCGGGGCGCTGGCGGTGCCGCTCGCGCTCCTGGCGGCGCCCGCGTCCGGGGCGAGCGCCCCGACGTCGGGCACGCTAGGTGCCGTGACCGCACCCGGCGCGACGATCCCCGGCGACCCCGACACCATCTGGTTCGACGAGCCCCTGAACACGGCGGCGTCGAACCTCCAGCAGGAGTGGGAGCAGCGCGCGCTGCCCATCGGCAACGGCGCGATGGGCGCCACCGTCTTCGGCGGCGTCGCGCGCGAGCAGCTCCAGCTCAACGAGAAGACCCTGTGGACCGGTGGCCCCGGAGCCTCCGGCTACAACTTCGGGAACTGGACCACCCCGCGGCCGGACGCGATCCAGCAGGTCCGCGACCGGATCGACGCCGAGGGGAGCGTCAGCCCCGAGGAGGTCGCCTCCGTGCTCGGCCAGCCGAAGACGAACTTCGGCTCCTACCAGACGTACGGCGACCTGGTGCTGGAGATGGCGGGCCAGAACGGCACCGCCACCGACTACCGCCGGGCGCTCGACATCGGCGACGCCGTCGTCACGACGACCTACGACCTCGACGGGACGACGTACACGCGCGAGTACTTCGCGAGCGCGGCCGACGACGTCGTCGTCGTGCGGCTCACGGCCGACGAGCCGGGCGCGATCGGCTTCGAGGCGCGGCTCGACCTGCCGTCGGGCCGGTCGAACGTCGCGCAGACCGCTGCGGGCGGCCGGATCACGACGTCCGGGACCCTCACCAACAACGGCCTGCGGTTCGCGTCGCAGGCGCAGGTACTCACCGACGGCGGCACCCGGACCGACGGCGCGAACGGCCGCGTCACGGTCGCGGGCGCCGACTCCGCGACGATCGTCTTCTCCGCCGCGACCGACTACGAGGGCGAGTACCCGGCGTACCGCAGCGGCGTCGCGCCGCTGGACGTCGTGACGCCCCGCGTCGACGCCGCCGCCGGGAAGGGCGTCGACGCGCTCCGCAAGGCGCACCTCGCCGACTACCGCGAGCTCTACGAGCGCGTGCGGCTCGACCTCGGCGCCGAGCTGCCCGACGTCCCGACCGACGAGCTCCTCGCCGCCTACCGGGCGGGAACGACGCCCGAGAACCAGCGCGCGCTCGAGGCGCTGTACTTCCAGTTCGGGCGCTACCTGCTCGTCTCCTCGTCGCGCGACGGGTCGCTGCCCGCGAACCTGCAGGGTGTGTGGAACCGCGTCAACAACCCGCCGTGGGACGCCGACTACCACGTGAACATCAACCTGCAGATGAACTACTGGCCGGCCGAGACGACGAACCTCTCCGAGACGACCGCCCCGCTGTTCGACTACGTGGACTCGATGGTCGCGCCCGGCGAGGTGACCGCGAGCACGATGTACGGCGCGGACGGCTGGGTCGTCGGCAACGAGACGAACCCGTACGGGTTCACGGGCCTGCACCAGTACCCGCAGTCCTTCTGGCAGCCCGACGCCGCGGCGTGGCTCGCGCAGCACTACTGGGAGCACTACCTGTTCACGGGCGACGAGGAGTTCCTCGCGGAGCGTGCCTACCCCATGCTGAGGTCGGTGTCGGAGTTCTGGTTCGACTTCCTCGTCGTCGACCCGCGCGACGGCTCGCTCGTCGTGACCCCGAGCTACTCGCCCGAGCAGGGCGACTTCACCGCGGGCGCGGCGATCTCGCAGCAGATCGTCACGCAGCACCTCGCCAACACCGCCGCGGCGGCCGAGGCGCTCGGCGAGACCGACACCGCGTTCCTCGACGAGCTCGCCGCGACGCGCGCCGACCTCGACCCCGGCCTGCGCGTCGGGTCGTGGGGCCAGCTCCAGGAGTGGAAGGAGGACCTCGACGAGCCCAACAACACCCACCGGCACGTGAGCCACCTCTGGGCCCTGTTCCCGGGCGGGGCCGTCTCGCCGTCGTCGTCCCCGGACCTCGCGGCAGCAGCACGCGTGTCGCTCGACGGCCGCGGCGACGGTGGCACCGGCTGGAGCAAGGCCTGGAAGGTCAACTTCTGGGCGCGCCTCCTCGACGGCGACCGCGCGCACAAGCTCCTGCGCGAGCAGCTCACCGGCAGCACGCTCGACAACCTGTGGGACAACCACCCGCCGTTCCAGATCGACGGCAACTTCGGCGGCACCTCCGGCGTGGCCGAGATGCTGCTCCAGAGCCAGGACGGCGTCGTCGACGTGCTCCCGGCGCTGCCCTCGGCCTGGGCGGAGGGGTCGTACACCGGGCTCGTCGCCCGTGGTGGTACCGAGGTCGACGCCGCCTGGACCGGGGGCGCGGCGCGTGAGGTCACGCTCCACCCGTCGCGCGACGGCGACCTGACCGTCCGCAGCCCGCTCTTCGCCTCGGGCGCGTACACGCTGGTCGACGGCGACGGGTCGCCCGTCGAGCACGCGCGCGACGGCGCGGAAGTGACGTTCGCGGCGTCCGCGGGGGCGACCTACACGGCGTCCGCGCTCGCGACCGTGGGCGTCACGGCCCCCGGGAGCGCGACGACGGGCGACGTCGTGGACGTGGTGGCGACGGTGTCCGCCGTGGGCGACGCGGCGATCGAGGGTGGCGAGCTCGCGCTCGTGCTCCCTGCGGTCGAGGACGGCCAGGCGGCCTGGTCCGCCGAGCCGGCGGGCGTCGACCTCGAGACCGTCCCGGCGGGCGGGTCGCGCGACGTCTCCTTCCGCGTCACCGTCGGCGCGGGCGGTGCGTCCGGGACGTCCGCCGTCGTCGCCCGCCTCGCCGCGGGCGGGGGGACGGTCGAGGGCCGGGCCGCGATCGCGGTCCGGCCGCCGTCGCCGTGCCCCGCACCGCCCACGGGCGACACGCTGCTCGCGTGGGACCTCGGCGCGGACCCGCTCACGGACGCGTCCGGCCACGGGCGCACCCCGCGCGTCGTCGGGACGGGTGCCGTGCTCGCCGAGGGGCCGACGGGCTCGGCCCAGACGCTCGGGCCGAACACCTACGCCGCGAGCGAGCCGTTCCAGCTCGGGTACCTCTACCAGGCGTCGTTCGCGGGGGAGTTCCGCATCGACGCCGGGCAGTCGTCGTACCGGCGCCTGTTCGACGCGCAGCCGGTCGGGCAGGACGCCGACGGCATCCTCGTCGACCTCACGCCGTCGAACAACGTCCGGGTCATCACGGCCGGGACCGGCACCACGACCCCGGTCACGGTGCCCACGGGCCGCTGGTTCGACCTCGTCGTGACCATCGGCGAGAACGGCGCGATCACGGTGTACGTGGACGGCGTCGCCCGCCCGGGCGGCACGGTCGGTGGGTACGACGCGATCAACGGGTGCCAGACGCGCCCGTTCCACGTCGGCGCCAACCAGGGCGGCGGCGAGGTCCAGCGCGGCGCCGTGGACCGCGTCGCGGTCTTCGCCCGCGCGCTCACCGCGGACGAGGTCGCGACGTGGCAGGAGCTCGCGTTCGACGCCGAGGACCCGGGGCCGGACGTCAGCGTCGAGGTGCAGACGCGCTGCCTCGCCGGCCGTGCGTACGTCGCGGTCCGCGCGACCAACGACGACGACGTCCCGCTCGACGTGACCCTCGAGACGCCGTACGGCACGCGCACGGTGGCGGACGTCGCACCGGGCGCGAACGCGTACCAGTCGTTCTCGGTCCGGTCGGCCGCGGTCGGGGCGGGTACCGCCACGGTGACCGCGCGGGTGCCGGCCGACGGCCCGGTGACGACGCACGACGTCGCCTTCGAGGGCCGCGACTGCTGA
- a CDS encoding WXG100 family type VII secretion target, which yields MSGLWGADVRALRALASTLRGGADALRTHRAQVASVVDAATRWEGPDAAEFRNDWAASLGPSLATTATLLDAAADQLAADADQQESASSDGGGTPGGPGGGPTSGLGGPQQTVPTPTPGEYAAMDASERAEWLENATDAQVAALYAQMVRLGVDPDSPGFSDLAVAHWTRVAAGEAGFDFAEWDPSAGASANREIIEGVYTYYGELYLDNPWMQWAGMAAMIGPSFAAGFFDLDMMRQLAQGVATGAQALPPGVDRAALEAIATMSDAELGFYENQFLSMQREIFVDQAVMHEAYLNGGMEEMERLLEAGVIDDAAYQAWSDIEAGRGGDAQALADGNTALLWREQNQIIADDWQTMRGHPVTGEAFTYLMTLVGEPSIPGAGTYAQYDPFTVSVETPGPENIGIPFTGISFDNPVQGTVTVETPLPGGNIADQATRWEYISNDTLPAYQQLVTQHPDQAAQIIGTDVSDRIDDYRLTNPARVGRILDRLTEWDVDVDQ from the coding sequence ATGAGCGGCTTGTGGGGCGCGGACGTCCGGGCGCTGCGCGCGCTCGCGTCGACCCTGCGCGGGGGTGCGGACGCGCTGCGGACCCACCGGGCGCAGGTGGCGTCCGTCGTCGACGCCGCGACCCGGTGGGAGGGCCCCGACGCCGCGGAGTTCCGCAACGACTGGGCCGCGAGCCTCGGTCCCTCGCTGGCGACCACCGCGACCCTCCTCGACGCCGCGGCCGACCAGCTCGCCGCCGACGCCGACCAGCAGGAGTCCGCGAGCAGCGACGGGGGCGGCACCCCAGGCGGCCCGGGCGGTGGTCCGACGTCGGGCCTCGGCGGCCCCCAGCAGACCGTCCCCACGCCCACCCCGGGCGAGTACGCCGCGATGGACGCGAGCGAGCGCGCCGAGTGGCTGGAGAACGCGACGGACGCCCAGGTCGCCGCGCTCTACGCCCAGATGGTGCGGCTCGGCGTCGACCCCGACTCCCCGGGGTTCTCCGACCTCGCCGTCGCGCACTGGACCCGCGTCGCCGCCGGTGAGGCGGGCTTCGACTTCGCCGAATGGGACCCGTCCGCCGGGGCGTCCGCGAACCGCGAGATCATCGAGGGCGTCTACACCTATTACGGCGAGCTGTACCTCGACAACCCGTGGATGCAGTGGGCGGGCATGGCCGCGATGATCGGGCCGTCCTTCGCCGCCGGGTTCTTCGACCTCGACATGATGCGACAGCTCGCGCAGGGCGTCGCGACCGGCGCCCAGGCGCTCCCGCCCGGCGTCGACCGCGCGGCCCTCGAGGCGATCGCGACCATGTCCGACGCCGAGCTCGGGTTCTACGAGAACCAGTTCCTCTCGATGCAGCGCGAGATCTTCGTCGACCAGGCCGTCATGCACGAGGCGTACCTCAACGGCGGCATGGAGGAGATGGAGCGGCTGCTCGAGGCCGGCGTCATCGACGACGCCGCGTACCAGGCCTGGTCGGACATCGAGGCCGGACGCGGCGGCGACGCGCAGGCGCTCGCGGACGGCAACACCGCGCTGCTGTGGCGCGAGCAGAACCAGATCATCGCCGACGACTGGCAGACCATGCGCGGCCACCCCGTCACGGGCGAGGCGTTCACCTATCTCATGACGCTCGTCGGGGAGCCGTCCATCCCGGGCGCGGGCACGTACGCGCAGTACGACCCCTTCACGGTGAGCGTCGAGACGCCCGGCCCGGAGAACATCGGCATCCCGTTCACGGGCATCTCGTTCGACAACCCCGTGCAGGGCACGGTGACGGTGGAGACGCCGCTCCCGGGCGGCAACATTGCCGACCAGGCGACGCGCTGGGAGTACATCTCGAACGACACGTTGCCCGCGTACCAGCAGCTCGTCACCCAGCACCCGGACCAGGCCGCGCAGATCATCGGCACCGACGTGTCCGACCGCATCGACGACTACCGGCTCACCAACCCCGCCCGCGTCGGCCGCATCCTTGACAGACTGACCGAGTGGGACGTGGACGTGGACCAGTGA
- a CDS encoding penicillin-binding transpeptidase domain-containing protein — MSSVAHVHGRTSTQVGPRVRHRVVRWVSAAALAPVLALPLAACTPDRPEAQDAADALAQAIQAGDVSALEFRNGAAKDVQAHLEAVLEPLAPYERTVEVSAVDVVEEGDDAGDRATATLAYRWEVAGEQAWEYTTTAELSFAEAADGEDGPGAWDVVWEPDVLVPELGQGDRIAVNRVPAVRAGILGADDVPIVQDRPVYRIGVDKTLVASGAWDRAARELAAVVGLDPEEYAQRVAGAGEKAFVEAITVRTEDTAGVDVDAARGVDGVRVVDDELPLAPTREFARPILGRVGDATAEIVDESEGAIAAGDQVGLSGLQRQYDEQLRGVPGLSIEVVPGEGDAEGETTEVFSVDPVDGTPLSTTLRPDMQVAAEAVLAGQGPSAIVAIQPSTGAVLAAASSTAGEGLSTATTGQYAPGSTFKVATTLAMLRAGLTPDTTVACPPTISVDGREFQNVPGYPTAALGDVPLRTAFANSCNTAMIGQRDTVTQQALHDAAASLGLGVESELGTPAFFGDVPTDSQGTEHAASMIGQGKVQASPLAMATVAASVAAGHTVSPVLVHPAVQTVADEEPAGTLTEEEATTLRGLMRAVVTEGSASILQDLPGEPGAKTGTAQYGDGSQSHAWMIATQGDLAVAVFVETGDGGAVTAGPLLHAFLDAPNA; from the coding sequence GTGAGCAGCGTCGCGCACGTCCACGGTCGAACGAGCACGCAGGTCGGGCCGCGCGTCCGGCACCGGGTCGTGCGCTGGGTCTCGGCCGCCGCGCTCGCCCCGGTCCTCGCGCTGCCACTCGCGGCCTGCACGCCCGACCGCCCGGAGGCGCAGGACGCGGCGGACGCGCTCGCGCAGGCGATCCAGGCGGGTGATGTGAGCGCGCTGGAGTTCCGCAACGGCGCCGCGAAGGACGTCCAGGCCCACCTCGAGGCGGTGCTCGAGCCGCTCGCGCCGTACGAGCGCACGGTCGAGGTCTCGGCGGTGGACGTCGTCGAGGAGGGCGACGACGCGGGCGACCGCGCGACGGCGACGCTCGCCTACCGCTGGGAGGTCGCCGGGGAGCAGGCCTGGGAGTACACGACGACGGCGGAGCTGTCGTTCGCGGAGGCGGCCGACGGCGAGGACGGGCCCGGGGCGTGGGACGTCGTGTGGGAGCCGGACGTGCTCGTGCCCGAGCTCGGCCAGGGCGACCGGATCGCGGTGAACCGCGTGCCCGCCGTGCGCGCGGGCATCCTCGGCGCCGACGACGTCCCGATCGTCCAGGACCGGCCGGTCTACCGGATCGGCGTCGACAAGACCCTCGTCGCCTCCGGCGCGTGGGACCGCGCCGCGCGCGAGCTCGCCGCGGTCGTCGGGCTCGACCCCGAGGAGTACGCGCAGCGCGTCGCGGGCGCGGGGGAGAAGGCGTTCGTCGAGGCGATCACGGTGCGTACGGAGGACACCGCGGGCGTGGACGTCGACGCGGCGCGCGGCGTCGACGGGGTCCGCGTGGTCGACGACGAGCTGCCGCTCGCGCCGACGCGCGAGTTCGCGCGCCCGATCCTCGGGCGCGTGGGGGACGCGACGGCGGAGATCGTCGACGAGTCCGAGGGGGCGATCGCCGCGGGCGACCAGGTCGGTCTCTCCGGCCTCCAGCGCCAGTACGACGAGCAGCTCCGGGGCGTCCCGGGCCTGTCGATCGAGGTCGTGCCGGGCGAGGGCGACGCGGAGGGGGAGACGACCGAGGTCTTCTCCGTCGACCCGGTGGACGGTACCCCGCTGAGCACGACCCTCCGGCCGGACATGCAGGTCGCGGCCGAGGCGGTGCTGGCCGGGCAGGGGCCGAGCGCGATCGTCGCGATCCAGCCCTCGACGGGTGCGGTGCTGGCCGCGGCGAGCTCGACGGCAGGCGAGGGGCTCTCGACCGCGACGACCGGACAGTACGCGCCGGGCTCGACGTTCAAGGTCGCGACGACGCTCGCGATGCTGCGCGCGGGGCTCACGCCCGACACGACCGTCGCGTGCCCGCCCACGATCTCCGTGGACGGTCGCGAGTTCCAGAACGTCCCGGGCTACCCGACGGCGGCCCTGGGCGACGTGCCGCTGCGCACCGCGTTCGCCAACTCGTGCAACACCGCGATGATCGGGCAGCGGGACACGGTGACGCAGCAGGCGCTGCACGACGCCGCGGCGTCGCTCGGGCTCGGCGTCGAGTCCGAGCTGGGCACGCCCGCGTTCTTCGGCGACGTCCCGACCGACTCGCAGGGCACCGAGCACGCGGCGTCGATGATCGGGCAGGGCAAGGTCCAGGCGTCGCCGCTCGCGATGGCGACGGTCGCGGCGAGCGTCGCCGCCGGGCACACCGTGTCGCCCGTCCTGGTCCACCCGGCCGTGCAGACCGTCGCCGACGAGGAGCCGGCGGGTACCCTCACCGAGGAGGAGGCGACGACGCTGCGCGGCCTCATGCGCGCCGTCGTCACCGAGGGCTCCGCGTCCATCCTCCAGGACCTCCCGGGCGAGCCGGGCGCCAAGACGGGCACCGCGCAGTACGGCGACGGCAGCCAGTCGCACGCCTGGATGATCGCGACCCAGGGCGACCTCGCGGTCGCCGTGTTCGTCGAGACGGGCGACGGTGGCGCCGTCACCGCAGGTCCGCTCCTGCACGCGTTCCTGGACGCGCCCAACGCCTGA
- a CDS encoding putative leader peptide, with the protein MIGCRGRPSARFPARTHRSGRTFVFVSVPAWQLTQRRDVDLRRVASALCR; encoded by the coding sequence ATGATCGGTTGCCGCGGGCGTCCGTCTGCCCGCTTTCCAGCGAGAACCCACCGTTCCGGGAGAACCTTCGTGTTCGTCAGCGTGCCTGCCTGGCAGCTCACCCAGCGCCGCGACGTCGACCTCCGTCGAGTCGCCAGCGCGCTGTGTCGCTGA
- a CDS encoding dicarboxylate/amino acid:cation symporter produces MSSTPSSAVSKADPQQASQAPASAPAKKKRRFPSFSVQILLGLAVGVGLGALALAMGPQDAAGEVPNGLTTTLDTIGSSFVTLLKAVVPPLIFTAIVASIANLRTVTNAARLAGQTLLWFAITAAISVAVGIGLGLLFQPGNRASVSLDAASEPGRTGTWLDFLNGLIPGNVLGLGASTQVEVTDGGASASTSVNFNVLQILVVALVIGIAALKSGKKADPFLAFNRSALAIVQKVLWWIIRLAPIGTAGLIGYAIAAYGWTSLASLAWFAVAIYVGLAVVLFVVYPILLRTNGLKISSYFKGAWPAIQLAFVSRSSIGTLPVTQRVTERNLGVPSEYASFAVPLAATTKMDGCASIYPAISAIFVAQIFGIDLSITDYLLIAFVSVVGSAATAGLTGAIVMLTLTLSTVGLPLAGVGLLLAIDPILDMGRTAVNVAGQALVPTIVAKREGILDLEQYEAATAEDPFVDEDDAPEAPAETAEATPSGTKEPVGASA; encoded by the coding sequence GTGTCCTCGACCCCCTCGTCGGCCGTCTCGAAGGCCGACCCGCAGCAGGCGAGCCAGGCCCCGGCCTCGGCGCCCGCGAAGAAGAAGCGCCGGTTCCCCTCGTTCAGCGTCCAGATCCTGCTGGGCCTCGCGGTCGGCGTCGGCCTCGGTGCCCTCGCCCTCGCCATGGGCCCGCAGGACGCGGCCGGCGAGGTCCCCAACGGCCTGACCACGACGCTCGACACCATCGGCTCGTCGTTCGTCACGCTGCTCAAGGCCGTCGTGCCGCCGCTCATCTTCACCGCGATCGTCGCGTCGATCGCAAACCTGCGCACCGTCACCAACGCCGCGCGCCTCGCGGGCCAGACGCTCCTGTGGTTCGCGATCACCGCGGCGATCTCCGTGGCCGTCGGCATCGGCCTGGGCCTGCTGTTCCAGCCGGGCAACCGCGCGTCGGTCTCGCTCGACGCCGCGTCCGAGCCGGGACGCACCGGCACGTGGCTCGACTTCCTCAACGGCCTCATCCCGGGCAACGTCCTGGGCCTCGGCGCCAGCACGCAGGTCGAGGTGACCGACGGCGGCGCGAGCGCCAGCACGTCGGTGAACTTCAACGTCCTGCAGATCCTCGTCGTCGCGCTCGTCATCGGCATCGCGGCGCTCAAGTCGGGCAAGAAGGCGGACCCGTTCCTCGCGTTCAACCGCTCCGCGCTCGCGATCGTGCAGAAGGTGCTGTGGTGGATCATCCGCCTCGCGCCGATCGGTACCGCCGGCCTCATCGGCTACGCCATCGCGGCGTACGGCTGGACGTCGCTCGCGTCGCTCGCGTGGTTCGCCGTCGCGATCTACGTCGGCCTCGCGGTCGTGCTGTTCGTCGTCTACCCGATCCTGCTGCGCACCAACGGCCTGAAGATCTCGAGCTATTTCAAGGGCGCCTGGCCCGCGATCCAGCTCGCGTTCGTCTCGCGCTCCTCGATCGGCACGCTGCCCGTGACGCAGCGCGTCACCGAGCGCAACCTCGGCGTCCCGAGCGAGTACGCGTCGTTCGCCGTGCCGCTGGCCGCGACCACCAAGATGGACGGTTGCGCCTCGATCTACCCGGCCATCTCGGCGATCTTCGTCGCGCAGATCTTCGGCATCGACCTGTCGATCACCGACTACCTGCTCATCGCGTTCGTGTCCGTCGTCGGCTCCGCCGCGACCGCGGGCCTCACCGGCGCGATCGTCATGCTGACCCTCACGCTCTCGACCGTGGGCCTGCCGCTCGCGGGCGTGGGTCTGCTGCTGGCGATCGACCCGATCCTCGACATGGGCCGCACCGCGGTCAACGTCGCGGGCCAGGCGCTCGTCCCGACGATCGTCGCCAAGCGCGAGGGCATCCTCGACCTCGAGCAGTACGAGGCCGCCACGGCCGAGGACCCCTTCGTGGACGAGGACGACGCGCCCGAGGCGCCGGCCGAGACCGCGGAGGCCACGCCGTCGGGCACCAAGGAGCCCGTGGGCGCCTCCGCCTGA
- a CDS encoding SHOCT domain-containing protein, translated as MLTALTGAVVPTEAVASVAHAGWGPGPWWFVFPLLWFLLFASVIFLVARRARRGWGPGGPGGWRATGPDPVAILGERYARGEIDEREYRSRLAVLREGRPQP; from the coding sequence ATGCTCACCGCACTCACCGGGGCCGTGGTCCCCACGGAGGCCGTCGCGTCCGTGGCGCACGCCGGCTGGGGGCCCGGACCGTGGTGGTTCGTCTTCCCCCTGCTGTGGTTCCTGCTGTTCGCGTCCGTGATCTTCCTCGTCGCCCGCCGCGCGCGCCGCGGCTGGGGCCCGGGCGGTCCCGGCGGCTGGCGCGCCACCGGCCCGGACCCGGTCGCGATCCTCGGCGAGCGGTACGCGCGCGGCGAGATCGACGAGCGGGAGTACCGCTCGCGCCTCGCGGTCCTGCGCGAGGGTCGCCCCCAGCCCTGA
- a CDS encoding response regulator has translation MIDVVLADDQALVRGGFRALIDSEDDMRVVAEAATGDDAVRLALEHLPDVVLMDIRMPGLDGLEATRRIVADRAAAHVHVVVVTTFELDEYVTDAIRGGASGFLVKDTEPVDLVRAVRVAARGDALLSPTVTRRLLSRVADATRAVGPVPGLTELTPREREVLVEVAGGLSNDEIAGTLYLSESTVKTHVSRVMAKVGARDRAQLVVAAYESGLVRPGWAG, from the coding sequence ATGATCGACGTCGTGCTGGCCGACGACCAGGCGCTCGTGCGCGGCGGGTTCCGCGCGCTCATCGACTCCGAGGACGACATGCGCGTCGTCGCCGAGGCCGCGACCGGGGACGACGCCGTCCGGCTCGCGCTGGAGCACCTGCCCGACGTCGTGCTCATGGACATCCGGATGCCCGGGCTCGACGGGCTCGAGGCGACCCGGCGGATCGTCGCCGACCGCGCGGCGGCGCACGTGCACGTCGTGGTGGTCACCACGTTCGAGCTCGACGAGTACGTGACGGACGCGATCCGCGGCGGCGCGAGCGGGTTCCTCGTCAAGGACACCGAGCCCGTCGACCTCGTCCGGGCGGTGCGGGTCGCGGCGCGCGGCGACGCCCTGCTCTCGCCCACGGTGACCCGGCGCCTGCTGTCCCGGGTCGCGGACGCGACGCGCGCCGTCGGGCCGGTCCCCGGTCTCACGGAGCTCACGCCGCGCGAGCGCGAGGTGCTCGTCGAGGTCGCGGGCGGGCTCTCGAACGACGAGATCGCGGGGACGCTCTACCTGTCGGAGTCGACGGTGAAGACGCACGTGTCGCGCGTCATGGCCAAGGTGGGCGCGCGCGACCGCGCGCAGCTCGTCGTCGCGGCCTACGAGTCCGGGCTCGTGCGCCCGGGCTGGGCGGGCTGA